The following proteins come from a genomic window of Pseudomonas sp. Z8(2022):
- a CDS encoding tyrosine-type recombinase/integrase, translating to MAIEQLPDGRWKVDVEPIKGRRFRKTFKTKGEAQRFEATCRAKVINAPEWAPKPKDRRKLSELIDRWATLHAHTLSDGEARRRLLDTMAKELGDPVAIKMTGNEYAEYRTQAIKAGANPKTLNNRLGYLRSVFNVLHQLGEIDYANPLARVRPLRLQEKELAYLTDSQIETLFATIHRYCRTPHVAMVAAICLATGARWGEAQALTPDRVRNQLVTFVNTKGKRVRSIPIALELEQQIHRHFKQHGQFSNCLNSFDKALGESRLPVPAGQSSHVLRHTFASHFVMNGGNILTLQKILGHTTLAMTMRYAHLAPDHLQDVVRFGPASDHQRFLGIITP from the coding sequence ATGGCTATCGAGCAACTGCCTGACGGTCGCTGGAAAGTCGACGTTGAACCCATCAAGGGCCGGCGTTTCCGCAAGACCTTCAAGACCAAAGGTGAAGCCCAGCGCTTCGAAGCCACTTGCAGGGCCAAGGTCATCAATGCGCCGGAGTGGGCACCCAAGCCAAAGGATCGTCGCAAGCTCTCTGAGCTGATCGACCGTTGGGCAACACTGCATGCCCACACCCTGAGCGATGGTGAGGCAAGGCGTCGTTTGCTGGATACCATGGCCAAAGAGCTTGGCGATCCGGTGGCGATCAAGATGACCGGCAACGAATATGCCGAGTATCGAACCCAGGCGATCAAAGCCGGTGCCAACCCAAAGACCTTGAACAACCGCCTGGGCTACCTCCGATCAGTGTTCAACGTGCTGCACCAGCTCGGCGAAATCGACTACGCCAACCCGCTGGCTCGCGTCCGTCCTCTGCGTCTGCAGGAGAAGGAACTGGCCTACCTGACCGATAGCCAGATAGAGACGCTGTTCGCCACCATTCACCGCTATTGCCGAACGCCCCATGTCGCCATGGTCGCCGCCATCTGCTTGGCCACGGGTGCCCGCTGGGGTGAAGCTCAGGCACTGACGCCCGACCGAGTACGCAACCAACTGGTTACGTTCGTGAACACCAAAGGCAAGCGTGTCCGCTCAATTCCCATCGCCCTGGAGCTGGAACAACAGATACACCGGCACTTCAAGCAGCATGGCCAGTTCAGCAACTGCCTGAACAGCTTCGACAAGGCATTGGGCGAGTCCCGTTTGCCGGTGCCTGCTGGCCAGTCATCACATGTGCTACGGCACACTTTCGCCAGCCACTTCGTCATGAACGGTGGCAATATCCTCACGCTGCAGAAAATCCTGGGCCATACCACCTTGGCCATGACCATGCGCTACGCGCATCTTGCCCCGGATCACCTGCAGGATGTCGTCAGATTCGGACCGGCTAGCGATCACCAACGATTTCTCGGCATCATCACCCCTTAG
- a CDS encoding right-handed parallel beta-helix repeat-containing protein yields the protein MSQALTLSRVMLLMTCTVSLAALGAPAALHTLDPQWQQQQQQNSSAQIMQRTQPPQLDLQGTARRGSVSLEPMYSAQAGSWPFEPFVHNGLFRAIAGYQAQHPRAVVIRGGSITLEQLRAQLNDAKVLGRHEDGYLLSYPLMIAEDAALLIDDQVLYLFSPSGTALINQGLLRVNNSRLQSWSDGRAMATDRPTRPFIMNWAGSQLLIDNSELIKIGYNANLSRGVSSALSTQQSASLPPAQIQIEDSRFEEMASALELNHSQALVRNNQFIGQQQYAIDLGNSRFLIADNRIDGVKNNSGIRITGGSSGRIQNNMVLHTGKSAIEVSAQTGALLIQGNRLGASEGYGMMLRKIGDGSALLIQDNLIANSKLSAIDAAELGGALILDNRIHATPEYAISLRNERPAAGKLVITGNTLENIGKAMIRVQGMQDTILGDNHFKATPLLQNLLIGDLLPLQSQILDSTVRRNCHLQVTQAMGTAGDASDAPTCNN from the coding sequence ATGTCACAGGCACTGACTCTATCTCGTGTAATGCTGCTGATGACCTGTACCGTCAGCCTGGCAGCCCTCGGAGCCCCGGCGGCCCTGCACACGCTCGACCCGCAATGGCAACAGCAGCAACAACAGAACAGCAGCGCGCAGATCATGCAGCGCACCCAGCCGCCACAGCTTGATCTGCAGGGCACGGCCCGACGCGGCAGCGTCAGCCTCGAGCCCATGTACTCCGCACAGGCGGGCAGCTGGCCTTTTGAACCCTTCGTACACAATGGCCTGTTCAGGGCAATCGCCGGCTATCAGGCGCAGCACCCCCGCGCAGTGGTCATTCGTGGTGGCAGCATCACGCTGGAGCAGCTGCGAGCGCAGTTGAACGACGCCAAGGTGCTGGGTCGCCATGAGGATGGCTACCTGCTCAGCTACCCGCTGATGATTGCCGAAGACGCCGCCCTGTTGATCGATGACCAGGTGCTCTACCTGTTCAGCCCCTCCGGCACGGCGCTGATCAATCAAGGCCTGCTGCGCGTGAACAACTCTCGCCTGCAGAGCTGGAGCGATGGCCGTGCCATGGCCACTGACCGCCCTACCCGCCCCTTCATCATGAACTGGGCTGGCAGCCAACTGCTGATCGACAACTCGGAACTGATCAAGATCGGCTACAACGCCAACCTCTCGCGTGGCGTCAGCAGTGCTCTGAGCACACAACAGTCGGCCAGCCTCCCACCCGCGCAGATCCAGATTGAAGACAGCCGCTTCGAGGAGATGGCCAGCGCCCTGGAACTCAACCATAGCCAGGCTCTGGTTCGTAACAATCAGTTCATCGGCCAGCAGCAATACGCCATCGACCTTGGCAACAGCCGTTTTCTGATCGCCGACAACCGCATCGACGGGGTGAAGAACAACAGCGGGATCCGTATCACCGGTGGCAGCAGCGGGCGCATTCAGAACAACATGGTCCTGCATACTGGCAAGAGCGCCATCGAGGTAAGCGCGCAAACGGGCGCACTGCTGATCCAGGGCAACCGTCTGGGCGCATCCGAGGGCTACGGCATGATGCTGCGGAAGATCGGTGACGGCTCAGCGCTGCTGATCCAGGACAACCTCATCGCCAACAGCAAGCTGAGCGCCATCGACGCCGCCGAACTGGGCGGTGCGCTGATTCTCGACAACCGCATCCACGCGACGCCGGAATATGCCATCAGCCTGCGCAACGAGCGGCCAGCAGCGGGCAAACTGGTGATCACCGGCAATACCCTGGAGAACATTGGCAAGGCCATGATCCGGGTGCAGGGCATGCAGGATACGATCCTGGGGGACAACCACTTCAAGGCCACACCGCTGCTGCAAAACCTGCTGATAGGCGATCTGTTGCCGCTGCAAAGCCAGATCCTCGACAGCACGGTTCGGCGTAACTGCCACCTGCAGGTTACCCAGGCTATGGGGACGGCAGGCGATGCCTCCGACGCCCCCACTTGTAACAACTAG
- a CDS encoding polysaccharide lyase, translating to MPVSPRMAALLLLLSGSLNANAAQSVWAAQSTKAASLVGDYRQEKCPKSPPPAYTGHLQLDSKYDQSDASKSRLVVRQSRDTQRIRKQVQSYIGGLIKAAQVFQRTGKASEANIALACLDQWLDAWASQSALLSDDASKTGVASRKWALAAIASALLKVQALSDERYQLSQVQRRWLQDLSAKVIAEYGPRRYDTGIYFNNHDYWAAWAVAASAMLLDDDKGLAWADVALRRAFSQLAQGDGDYQYLPLEVARGRLAADYSHYALVPLVLLAEAAESNGRPLNEQERTKLAELANFAARAVLEPRTLPELTERQSAVGPHKMVWLLPFLTRYPQHQWGRRLYEEHGEDINHYSQVGGDLKPLYPQFN from the coding sequence ATGCCTGTAAGCCCGCGCATGGCTGCCCTGCTGCTCCTGTTATCTGGCTCGCTGAACGCCAACGCGGCGCAGTCGGTGTGGGCAGCGCAGTCAACGAAGGCCGCGAGCCTGGTAGGTGACTATCGTCAGGAGAAGTGCCCCAAGAGTCCTCCTCCCGCCTATACCGGACACTTGCAGCTGGACAGCAAGTACGACCAGAGCGACGCCAGCAAAAGTCGCCTGGTCGTACGGCAAAGCCGCGACACCCAGCGCATCCGCAAACAGGTGCAAAGCTATATCGGCGGTCTGATCAAGGCTGCCCAGGTGTTCCAGCGCACCGGCAAGGCCAGCGAGGCCAACATTGCCCTGGCCTGCCTGGACCAATGGCTCGATGCCTGGGCCAGCCAATCGGCCTTGCTCAGTGACGATGCCAGCAAGACGGGTGTCGCCTCACGCAAATGGGCCCTGGCCGCCATCGCCTCTGCCCTGCTCAAGGTGCAGGCACTGAGCGATGAGCGCTACCAACTGAGCCAGGTACAGAGGCGCTGGTTGCAGGACCTGTCGGCCAAGGTGATTGCCGAGTACGGACCCCGTCGCTATGACACCGGCATCTACTTCAACAACCACGACTACTGGGCCGCCTGGGCGGTGGCCGCCAGCGCCATGCTGCTTGATGACGACAAGGGCCTGGCCTGGGCTGACGTGGCTCTGCGCCGGGCCTTCAGCCAACTCGCCCAGGGCGACGGTGACTACCAGTACCTGCCACTGGAAGTCGCCAGGGGCAGGCTTGCCGCCGACTACAGCCACTACGCCCTGGTTCCTCTGGTATTGCTGGCCGAAGCGGCGGAGTCCAACGGCCGCCCACTCAACGAGCAGGAGCGAACAAAGCTGGCAGAGCTCGCCAACTTCGCCGCCCGCGCCGTACTCGAACCCAGGACCCTGCCGGAACTGACCGAGCGTCAGTCTGCTGTCGGCCCACACAAGATGGTCTGGCTGCTGCCCTTCCTCACCCGCTACCCGCAACATCAGTGGGGCCGGCGCCTGTATGAAGAGCACGGTGAGGATATCAATCACTACAGCCAGGTTGGCGGCGACCTCAAGCCGCTGTATCCCCAGTTCAACTGA
- a CDS encoding alginate O-acetyltransferase AlgX-related protein, whose protein sequence is MTSKSMKHYFLLAIGSLIAAGVHNAYAAEQSEKTGECTDLQCLICPQLSAPEEYAEGNMKSLRQIVPGRDRWLFRSEVDLTNEFGIPPNMQPEFARLMRAFASHGTHVAVAVQPTRGLMHRAQLQPGQMHDFDYVRASTNLRNFLQQMRDGGAIVPDIMPLVEQPPKDFFFRRDHHWTPIGAEATARVTADTIRQHPVYAQLPHKGYTTEQTMTLYKDGTLNLGLAAICGNHFGYQFVPGYQTVPEDNDAALLFEDQPDPEVVLVGTSNSAAREDETKQFNFDGFLKQYLSTDLINYAMPGAGQDGSLLEYLLSPNYSPDKAPKLIIWELPANYRLDGDLTYRQLIPAINGGCKAGESLLEGHVERPSLGLNDRIELLSNAGEQRKDLKGRDAVLDIRISDPNIKSFYIITYYDNGTRDKVWFRREAIVTGGQYYLELSRAAEFRDANLLSVLLEPTQAVEQPFQVETRLCL, encoded by the coding sequence ATGACCTCCAAGAGCATGAAGCACTATTTTCTACTGGCCATCGGCAGCCTGATCGCGGCGGGCGTACACAACGCCTACGCTGCAGAACAGAGCGAAAAAACCGGTGAATGCACGGATTTGCAATGCCTGATCTGCCCGCAACTCAGTGCGCCCGAGGAATATGCCGAGGGCAACATGAAGTCGCTCAGGCAGATTGTGCCAGGGCGTGATCGCTGGCTGTTCCGTTCGGAAGTCGACCTGACCAACGAGTTCGGCATTCCGCCGAACATGCAGCCGGAGTTCGCCCGCCTGATGCGTGCGTTCGCCAGCCATGGCACCCATGTCGCGGTAGCGGTACAGCCGACCCGCGGCCTGATGCATCGCGCCCAGCTGCAGCCGGGGCAGATGCATGACTTCGACTATGTACGCGCCAGTACCAACCTGCGCAATTTCCTGCAGCAGATGCGTGACGGCGGTGCCATCGTTCCGGACATCATGCCTCTGGTGGAGCAGCCGCCGAAGGACTTCTTCTTCCGCCGCGACCACCACTGGACCCCGATAGGCGCCGAGGCCACCGCCCGCGTGACCGCCGACACCATTCGCCAGCACCCGGTGTACGCGCAATTGCCGCACAAGGGCTACACCACCGAACAAACCATGACCCTTTACAAGGACGGCACGCTCAACCTCGGCCTGGCGGCAATCTGTGGCAACCACTTCGGTTATCAGTTCGTGCCCGGCTACCAGACCGTTCCGGAAGACAACGATGCCGCCCTGCTGTTCGAAGATCAGCCCGACCCGGAAGTCGTGCTGGTAGGTACCAGTAACTCCGCAGCCCGGGAAGACGAAACCAAGCAGTTCAACTTCGATGGTTTTCTGAAGCAGTACCTGAGCACCGATCTGATCAACTACGCCATGCCCGGCGCAGGCCAGGACGGCTCGCTGCTGGAGTACCTGCTATCGCCCAACTACTCCCCGGACAAGGCGCCCAAGCTGATCATCTGGGAGCTGCCGGCCAACTATCGCCTCGATGGCGACCTGACCTACCGCCAGCTGATTCCGGCCATCAACGGTGGCTGCAAAGCCGGCGAAAGCCTGCTCGAAGGGCATGTCGAACGGCCCAGCCTGGGGCTCAACGATCGTATCGAACTGCTCAGCAACGCCGGTGAGCAGCGCAAGGACCTCAAGGGGCGCGACGCAGTGCTCGACATCCGCATCAGCGACCCCAACATCAAGAGCTTTTACATCATCACCTACTACGACAACGGCACCCGCGACAAGGTGTGGTTCCGCCGCGAAGCCATCGTCACCGGCGGGCAGTACTACCTGGAACTGAGCCGCGCAGCGGAATTTCGCGATGCGAACCTGCTGTCGGTACTGCTCGAACCCACCCAGGCCGTCGAACAGCCATTCCAGGTCGAGACCCGACTATGCCTGTAA
- a CDS encoding alginate O-acetyltransferase AlgF, giving the protein MPAFISRALMILLTITSAAAQAQDGNADLYDPVAPANSAFVRVLNLSERNIEVTLSSKSKPQLVTSGQFGGYRFVAPGKHRIAVGAQALEHELKANTASTVIYRDGELRLIADQFVNEPRKAQIAFYNLTDKPAALKTTDGKHVVVDTITRDQTGSRMVNELKIAFAAYADNDQLVGFDEMFLKKGRSYTYALLPAASGYRAITLANSIDPSE; this is encoded by the coding sequence ATGCCCGCCTTCATTTCCCGCGCACTGATGATATTGCTGACAATCACCAGCGCTGCCGCCCAAGCCCAGGACGGCAACGCCGATCTGTACGACCCCGTGGCGCCGGCCAACTCGGCGTTCGTGCGGGTGCTGAACCTCAGCGAGCGCAATATCGAAGTCACCCTGAGCAGCAAGAGCAAACCCCAGCTGGTCACCAGCGGGCAATTCGGCGGTTATCGCTTCGTTGCACCGGGCAAGCACCGCATCGCCGTGGGCGCCCAGGCGCTGGAACACGAGCTGAAGGCCAACACCGCAAGCACGGTGATCTACCGCGACGGCGAGCTGCGGCTGATCGCCGACCAGTTCGTCAACGAACCACGCAAGGCCCAGATCGCCTTCTACAACCTCACCGACAAGCCAGCCGCGTTGAAGACCACCGATGGCAAGCATGTGGTGGTCGACACCATCACGCGCGACCAGACCGGCAGCCGTATGGTCAATGAGCTGAAGATCGCCTTCGCCGCCTATGCCGACAACGACCAACTGGTCGGTTTCGACGAGATGTTCCTGAAAAAAGGCCGCTCCTACACCTATGCCCTGCTGCCGGCGGCCAGCGGCTACCGCGCGATTACCCTGGCCAACAGCATCGACCCCAGCGAATGA